In the Camarhynchus parvulus chromosome 12, STF_HiC, whole genome shotgun sequence genome, ctgctgccATTCTGCTGGCTGCTTTCAGGCTGAAGGAAAGCTCTCCAAAGGAACAGGTACAAGAGGATGCTCCTACCTTTGTAGCCGCTTGTGGCTCAGCTGCTGGatttgctcctgctgcagtgctgtaaGTGGAGTGTGGAGGCTTTTGGAATCCAGACTCTGAAACTGAAGACAAAATCACTTTAAAACCTGCCCGCCTGTGACACTGGAGGGTCCTCTGCCACAGGCATCCTCCAGGGTGACACAGGATGCTGACAAACACAATTGCCTGGGACTGCTGGAAACCAGCTGGAGAGCCATCAGAAGAACTTATCTGCATGTTTAGAAACAAACCTTTACTACTGTTCTTCTGCTACTTTTTGGGGTTCACaagaacaattaaaattaagaatCACTTCATCAGGCAAGTCAGGGTGGATGTTTATGTTACACTTCAATGTCTGCAAAAGAGATCTTTTAAGAGACCCCTGAGTGTTCTACTGGCAATAATACACTACCCCTCACCCCCTCTGCCACCTAAGGGAGGATAAGTTGTTCTACTCCCTCTAAATGAGATAAAAAGGTAAGAGATTCAATCAAAATGAAGATGTCAGAAGCACACACAGACCTTGCTCTTTTCCTATTACTTAACTGTTTTTGCTCCCAGGACAAATGACACAATATATTGACTGGATTCTTGTGCTTCAGGGATCCCATTTGTCTCAAACACCTTCTGCCAATAGTTGACCATATCAGTGGCAGTCATGAGCCCAGgtcctgcactgcagctctgcctcagaaACAGAGGACTGAGCACAGCACCTTTACTTGGAGTCCCTCGCCCTGGCACACACTGAGCTGGGAGGCTCAACAACTTCCTGAGCAGTGGATGGGTGAGGCATCTCATTGTGGTGAAGTTTCTGAAGTTTCTGTCTTCCACACCTGTTCCTCGTTGCCACCTAGTGATCTGTCAGTGCTGAGATTCACCTGGTGCTACCACAGGTCACTGGCTAAGCACCAGCTGACCACAGTCAGTGGGTTCTCCACAGGACAGCATTAGCACCTCTTCTGGGCTAGAAAACAAGGCAAGAGAAGAGCATCAGTTCCTTGGGATACTAAATAACAGGTTCCCCTCTGACAGAATGCAGACTGCTTGCCCTAATCCCAGCCCACAAGCACAAAAACAGCTACTCACACTGTACCAGTAACAAAGGACTACCCCCAAAAAAGACTCATGTGCCAGCCAACCAGCTAAGCCCTGCAACCTGCttcttcccagagctgcccatcTCCAAAGGTCAGAGGCCAgcctgtgcccatggcagggcacaAGTGAGCTGcccacacacaggcacagctctgctgcgCGTCCTGGGTCCCAGAAAATTACACACCAACCTTCAGCTCCAGTCCCTGGCTCTCCACCCCACAGGTGGGTCACCCTGGTTCCCTGTAGGAAGACCTTCAGTCTCTCCtagattatttcttttattcctctctctgtTCATAAACCACAAGTCAGAGGTTGGCCGGGATGCTCACAGAAGACCTGGACTTCATGGATCAAGGGTGTTTCACACTGTTACCATTCCCAGAAAGCAAACAAGGGGGGACAGAGCCAGAGCTGAACTGCTAAGACCAGAGGAGGGAGAAAACCTCACAGCATAATAGAGGGAAGAGAAGCACTGGAAAGATGGAAAGGTCAGAAAGGGCAAACCCTGCTAGAGGGAAGTCGGTCTCTTAAAGGAGAGAAGAGGCAGAGCCAGACAGAGGGGGAATAAAAACAAGCAAGATGACTGCAGGAGACAAAGGAAATGAAACCTTACAAAACAGCTGCTGCATATCACACTTGGAACTGTTTGAGACAAACAGAACAACAAccacattttcctgctgtgatcCATGAGAAATGAGGGCCCCTCTCTTTTCTGACTCACAGTCCCTGGAGCAACTATGGGTTTCCCTGAGCACTCATTGCCATTCCTCTATTGATGGCTGCTTTTCAACACTGTCTCGGAGAGGCCACAACCTCCTCTACtccaatttctccccaaaatcaccacaCAAACAACTACTGAGCAGCTGCCCCCTAggaatgctgctgcagggagagcttgGGAGACCAActtggctccagcctggcaggcacTGGCACCacagtcctgctcctgctgcacagggaaacCCTGGAATAGTCAGGCCTCCACCACCCTCCTTTGCAAAATcaaacacagcccagggaagcagaaggAATACCCTGCAGCGAAGACCTCCAGATTGTCCTACCTGCTATCTCCTGACAAAGGGATGGATGCCCTAAGAGCCCAAGGATCCCATTTTTACCACCTGTGTTACATTCAGCAGAGACAAACAGCCCCCAAGAAAACCTGCCTTTATGTAAGGGCTGTCAGCTACAGTATCTATTTGGAAAGCTTCCCACTCCAAGGCCCTGTTTACTGCTACAAGAGAAActctaaaagaataaaacattaaCAACCATTAGCGTTCTAAAGGAGGAAAAGACTTTAACTGGCTGCGGCTGAAACAATttgcacagaaatacagaactgctggggttagaagggacctttggagatcatccagtccaacttCTCAACCAAGgaaggtgacacaggaacatgGCCAGGTGAGTTTAGTGTCtctctccagagagggagactgcATGAGCCCCCTGAGCAGCCTATTCCAGTGCCCTGCCACCCTCAGCGTAAAGAAGCTCTTCCTAATCTTCAGGTgaaacttcttgtgttttacTTTATGGCCATTACTCCTCATCCTGTTGCTAAGCATCACCCTCTTGACAACCTCCTTTGAGTACTTATATGCATTATTGAGATCCTCTCTCACTTTTCTCCGGACTAAACAGACCCGACTCCTGCGGTCTCTCTTCCTAAGACACATACTTCAGATCTttcatctttgttgccctctgCTGGACCCCCTCCAGTGGCTCCTTATTTCGTCTCCCTTAATAAAGGAGACCAGCTACTTATGTAAAATCTCTGCATGCTACTTCCTGGTACAAATACCAGTCTGCACACAGGGAGGAAGCagatttccctttctcctccgCAGTTCCGTGGTTTGGTCCTTTCAGCCCCGGCTCCCTGTAGCCTCACACGAGCACAGGAGGCTGTGGAAAAGCCCGGCCACTCGCACTCTCGGCCCTGCCCCACTCACAGGCTGGAGCTCGCACTGTCCCACTCCCGTTCCAGCTGCCGGCAGTGTCCGGCTGAGCCAGCGCCGCAGAGCCCCGCGGCCACATCGgggagggcagccaggagctgccgACCCGCGGCGGTGAACGAGCCGTATGAGCATCGCCGGGATCGGAGGCggctccttttccagcctctccGTTCTCCCCTGCACATGAAACACCACGAGCACGGCCGGGGCTCCCTTCGCCTGAGGGGCGGGAGTGGGCCCggggctgctctgaggggaGCGCGCGCACAGCGACGCCTCACCTCACGGCTCCCGGCGCGGCCGGGGGCACAGCCGGCTCTCTCGGGGGCGGGAGCCCAACCGACtcccagtggggctgggggcataGCCGACTGCCTCGGGGACGGGGACCGGGGCCGGAGGCGTTGGCAGAGCCTCCCGTCCCGCGGCAGGGCCGTGAAGGAACAGCCGCGCACAGAGCCGCTCCAGAGCGCACCGCaggcccgccgccgccgccgcgcgctTGAGTGGCAGCCGCGCAGACCAATCGCGAACCGAGCCTCGCGGGCGCCGACCAATGGCCTGGGGCGGCgtgcggcggggcggggccagcgGCTGTGCGCGCGGAGCCGagcggcgcggcccggcccggcccccgcggccccgggcgcGGCCCCCGGCGGCCGCTCCGCCCGCGCCCCGGGGGACCGGACGCCTCGGCGGCAGCGCGCAGTAAGtgccggcccggccgcccccggcGCGGGGGCGCTTccagggaggggcagggtgggccgggccgggccgggccgcgctgcGGGGTGTCCGGCTGCGCCGTCCCGTCCCTCCCCGCGGGCACTGCGGGGCTGCCGCGGCCTCTCGGGGTCCGGCCCCGGCCGTGGCCCGGGCGGGCCCGGCGGAGCGGGGAGGCGGCTGTGAGCCCGCGGCTGAGCGCGCGCCGCCTGGGCAGCGGGAAGGGCCCTATAACCCGTTATCCGCCGGGAAACTTCTCgggatggggaaggagggaCTTCCCGCAGGGATGGAGTGCGGGCGGCGGTGCAGTGCACGGGGCCAGGGCGGTCGCTGCTATTCCGGAGTGTGTCAGAGCGGGGTCACAGGAGCGGTGACATTGCTGGGGACGGTCCCCGCGCCTGGGCCAGGATAGGACGGGACCGTGCCCTTCTCGGACAGCGGGAGGGTGACagccagggagctctggggcagTGGGCGCACACGGTCGGGGCTTCCCCGCTGCCCTGGAGCCTGGTCAGCTCTGGAGAAGAGGTGGGGGAAGGCAAAAGTTCACCCGCTGGGAAGCCACGTCCCGTTGCCAGCAGCAACACAGTGCCGCTTGCATTACTGAGTTACTACAGATACTTCATCTTGGTGAAGTAATGAAGAAACTGTACTTGTTATTATTCTTCATCCAGAGACCCTCTGCCCCATCTTCATCCCTGTGACACAAAACTCTATTTCTGTCACACCCAGAatggaacagcagcacagagattACAACCAATACTTCAGAAAAGGTGCAAGGTGGGGCCCAGAACAATTTTCTGCATCTCAGAAATGAGCAGCACCTATCAGAGATCAGTTTGGAAATGCTGGCTTGGGAGAGAAACAAACATGTTCTTATGTGCagacccagcagagcccagcacagagcactccTGGCTGTGTGAGGAGCTCTCTTGGTGCAGGCAGTGGAACAatgccagctggcagcagctgaggatcTGGTTCCTCTTCTGTTCTATTTGTGCATGGACTGTGCTGGAACCTGCCAGTGCTAGGTAGTAGCTATCCCTGGCCCTACAGCTGCCATCAGAGGCTTGGAgtgtgcccagcctgcagaTCAAACTTCCAGCACCAGGATGACAACTGGGAAAGGAAAGTGGTGGGGAAAGATGattcccccagctctgctgtgtaaGCTGTGGGCCCTGGGCCATCCTTGCACTCAGcctccctgtctgtctgtctgcagcctggaccaggaggagctggggagcagaaaCAGCCCTATATGAACCTGGGAGTGGTTGGGTAAGCCAGGTCAGAAACCTTTGACACAGGACTGCTTTTAGAGCTAGGTCTGTGGGCACGGGAATCCTTCAGCATGAGCAGGATGCCAAGAGAGTCCCCATTCTCCCTTGACCAGAGTTTCAGCTGGCTTATTTCAACCCAgccttttttagtttttcagaACTGCCACCACATTCAGCTGAAGGCCTAAcccattttgtttccaaaatttAGAAGCTGTTCAAGATCTAGAGCCATACTCTGCAAAGCCCTTGGGCCTGCTTCACTCCTTTCACTTAGGCTCTTTTTTCCACTCTTTATTTCCTTGGTAGtggcttttttaaaagtagGTATTATCATTATGGAAAGTTTCCCTGAATAGCACAAATTGATGGATtctgcctgagcagctgctcaaTCTGCTCAAtaattccttctctttccctgctgggctgtcactgctgctgctgctgttgttgtgaCACTGATTTCAAATTTGCCATCTTTGTGCCCAAGTGTGCACTgcacctgagctgtgctgggctcaggaaTGGCTGAAGAAGTCCAGGTGCCCCATGGTTTAAGCAGAGTGCAGGGCTTGATGGTCAGTGAAGGGCACAATCCCCTTCAGCTGCAATGACTCGTGACACAGCACAATGTTAGGAGGGACCAGACCAGAACTGTTATTCACATTTCTCTGGAAATTTCAGGGAGTTGACAGTGTCTCCCAGGCACTTCAGAATTCCCCTGTGCTTCACAAAGTTGTTTCCAGGGGACTGAGACAGACCCCGCATGAGTGGCAAAGCATTTACCcgctcagggagctgcaggacaaGTGGAGGTgactgctccagctgctgactGAGCACAGCACAAGCTGGTGCTGCTTGCCTGGGGTGgtttcctgctccagctgtcaGTGGCAGATGTCAATcatgctgcttcctgcagctgtggaCAGCAGTAAGGCACCACAGTATGGGAACTGCACAGTAACCTTGCCTGGAATGGAACAGAGTGGGGCAGAACAATGGCTCATTTCTCTTCGCAGGCCCATCTTTTTCTATTCAGAGCTCACTAAcccctctgtcccagctgcatTCCAGCCCAGAGATGTAATGTCTGCTAAATTGCAGGGGAATTACCAGAGAACTGCTACAGAAGTTCTCAGGtcagctcagctccagaggTAGCTGCATTTTCAGGGAAGCAACTGATGATCTAAAGTTACATACAGGGTTTTTATAAACAAAGTGTGCAAATACTTCCCATAGGCTCATTCCATGGTGTTTTGCAACTCTTGATCATTTGCACAATAGAAGTACGAAGCAAAGCCTTTCATGTTCTCAGCATGAGCAGATCTATCAAATTTCACAACTCCAATCCAAAATTggactaattttaaaattaatattgataATTGCCAGTGCATGACTAAGCTTGAGTGGGTGCTTTCATGAGGGATTGAGAAATGCTTGGTGTCTTTAGATGGAGGACTGATGCAACCCACCCTTTCCAGAGCACTGGGAtgagcagcagtgggacaaTGGATAGTGCAGGGATTCACCACAACAGGGAACTCCTACTTTGGATTCAATAAAAAGCATCCTGAGATATATGGATGCCTCATAGCTGACTGTCATTTCATTGGGTATGTTCCCACTGATAAGGGGATCAGTAcaacttttcaaaaattaaaagaaagaggCAAGCAGGAAATGCTCTATCATGGGGCAGATAGAGAACACCTGGTTCAGCCTGGGGCACACCAGAGACAAGGGTTCTGAGGTTGTCCCACACAGATCTCCAGGTGACTGCAAGGAGGCAGAGATGGGAGAGTTATCACCACCTCCAAGTGAATCAGGCATGACTTTGGAGGCTCTCAGTAAgcttaaaaaacatttttcttattttgagcAGGCATTCAAAAACTGTGCTGGTGAACTGGGGAACTGTGGGAAAGGTTGTGCCTGTCTCCAAGAGCTCTGCACTGCTCATTTGTTCTCATTCTGTCCTAGGCCAAGTCCAGTGTGGTTCGTACCCTGAGGAAAACCCATCAGTGgtgatgctgcaggagaggTCTCACGTGGGGCCCTCGATTGGAAGGGCAGCTCTGCACTCCTGTAGCTGATGGGAGAGGACAACAGCTCGGTAACAGGAGCTACCAAGAGCTGGCAGGATGAGTTACAGCTCACCCTCTGTGCATGACCTGCatcacagcacccccagcacggCCAAGCcagagccagggacagctctggatGTGACTGTACCACAAACAGCCACCATAAGCCCTGAGACTACCAGTTTCAACAGCACCAAAATCCCAGACATGGCCAGCACTGGACCTGGCATGAGCACCATGCTGCTTTCCTTTGGAATCATTACTGTGATTGGCTTGGCTGTAGCAATGGTAAGAGAACCAGCTAAACATTCCTGTCTCTTGAGGGTGGAGGGTGGCTAGAGGTTCTAGGGCTGATTTacactgaataatttatttgcattctaTTAAAGTTTCACCCAGAACTGCTGGGAACTGATAGTTCCtgagatttctttcttttttaaggcCTTTATCAAGTGCTCCAGTATTTCTGCAGTCTCCCTGAGGTCTGATCCAAATGGGATGCTCAGCAGGCCTAGGAGCAGCCATATGTAGTATcagtatttgtttttaatagcaATAGGAAGttaatttaaaagggaaaaaagcagattcTGTTCTGACTTGTTACCTGGACCAGCTGCATTGATTTAAACCTTCTCTTGGGCCCCACAAGAAAGTTTATCCATATTAACTTTTCAAGCAGACTGTTGAAACCATGTAAGTCCCCTCTGTGGACACGGggtaaatatttttgaattaaaGTGGCCTGAATCCATCTTAGCAAGACTCACCCTGGACTGCATTTCCAAGGTTCTGCATGCTGAGTATCAGTCCTTGGTGTGTCACTAACCTTGCCATTAATGCTGTGGGCAGAAGCTTTCAGGTACCCCAGTTCTGGGCCCAGCAAAGGCAGTACaagggctgcagctctcctttTATGTAACCAGATCATTTCCCTGCCAACAGAGAACAGAAGGTAGCAGCAAGCTCCCATTCCTTGTGCAAGGAAGGGCTTCACTAATACAGCCATCAGAGGAGCCTACTGCAAAATTTCATTGCAGGCCCCAGGAGGAATTTTTCCAAAAGCCCCTAAGAAAACCTGGAAACAGTCAAAAGGTCCCAAGAGCAGCATCCAGCGTCCGTAGTTCTCAGAACAAGGCTGTGGAGGCCCaaagcctccttttcttccctgcacAGGCTGACAGAGGCAAGTCCCTGAGCATGACCTCCCTCTTTGCTTCTTCCCTTTCTACTGGGGAGGGGGTAGCAGCACTTCTGTGCTGTAGGAAATCTGCACATGAGAATCACAAAGGGAAGCTTTTTCATCCACTCTTAAATTGCCATATAtgtcctgcagccacagaaatgTGCTGAGCTACACCTGGTAATACACCTAATACTCCTACTCCTACTAACACACCTAATAACAGGCCACTGAGCACTTAGTGTCAGACATGATGTGCTGCCAGGCTCACAGTGATGCAtatgaaatgtcattttcatTGTCACTTCTGCCTTCCCCCACTTTGGTGCACAGTGACACCAACCTTCTCTACCTCTTTCCTGCGTGCTCAAAATTCCTCTTCTCAGCTATTCCCCATCCTACTGGGACTGCTGTAATgatccttctttttctccttcaggtTCTGTATatcaggaagaggaagaggtaAGTAAGATCTGTTATTGGCTGAAGAGAACTCAGTGCTTCAAAATGCAGAGTGAGCTCAGGAGGAGATGGGGAGAGTGCAAGTGATGGCTGTGGGAGAACACTGTGGGACTGAGGCTGGCACACTGCACTCCTGGGACTGGGCATCCCTCTGACACCAGAGTGTCAAAGACTCCTCCACAGCTTTGGAAGGAGAATAAGGCCGAGCAGGAGGAGGTCAGGGATCCTACAAACTCATCACACTTCACCTATGAGATGCATCAAAACAGAGGAGAGGGTTATGGGTGTATAAAGGAGCTGAGAACTCCATCATGACAGGTATAGATCTCAGGTTTCAGCCACTCCCAGATACCTGTGTTTTCTAGCAgcccaggcagtgacagcagctggcagcagcacagtgcagagaTGCAGCTTCAGCCCAGGAGTTAATGTCTTAATTTCTTTGCTAAGCTCCTGGCTGAAAATagagaggagagcagcacacagggagaaTCACATCTTGGTTCTTCCGTCTCACAGCAGGGACTCTGCTGAAGATCCATAAGCTGTGGTAcctgctccctccctcactCCTTGGGGCAGATCTGGCCAtgcacagaattccagaaagTGCTGTTGCCCACTGTAAAATTTCCTAGcccagccccaaagcccaggtctggatgctgctgcaggagcagtgcttGGCCTGTGAAAGTAGCACTGCTGGAGTTAATGGTTGTGCTGGTAAGCCCTTAGAGAAGCAGGGGAAGAATGTGTCATCCTAACACTTGCCAAAATAGATACTTGTGGTGACACTGCCAGTAACTGCTCATGTGTTTCCTTCTACTTCAAAACTCAGCTATAGCCAAAGGCAGACCTCAGTGTTCTCCCAGGAGCCACCCCATCCATCATCCAGCTCTGAGGAGACCCTTGGAGTAATAATTCATAGCTCTGTCTCTTGGAGCAATGATACAAGAGTAGGAACAATGTCCACAGGCATCAGCTCCCTGTGAGaatctctttcctcttttctatttattgtttattattttctgtttaattttatgTACTTCAGCCCCAGAGTTAAAGTACTGTCGGGCCACTGGAGCTTGAAGtgaagtgctgctggcaggctgTGACATGGCAGGATGGGCTGGTGTGGGCAGAGAGACAGGGGGAGAAGTCACAACATGCCAAGCCAGTATGTTCCGCTGTTTCTTTTGTCCCTCCGCATAAAGCCTAATCTTTTAAGGTCTGCAAGAACTTAAATCCTGATTCCTCTGTGTGTAAATGCCTGCCAACATAGATTAGTGATGGCAATTAATTCCTGTAACTGCACTCTGGGTGTCTTGCACTCCTGCCAGCTGTGTGTAATAGGTTCTTAGCCTCATCCAGCAAGAGCCACAGGAGCAGAatccctgtgcagcaggagaagcaggctGCAGGAAGCCTCAGCAGAGGGGTGGGGAAGCAGCCTGAGCTGTCCTTCTCACCAAGCCTTTCCCTCCCTGGGGCAGGTTGGAGAAGCTGCGGCACCAGCTCATGCCCATGTACAACTTCGATCCCACCGAGGAACAGgatgagctggagcaggagctgctggaacacGGGCGAGATGCAGCATCTTCCCAGGCATCACACAGCAAGGTAGGCAGCAACCACCCCAGGCatcacacagccccaggctcaCTGCAGCATtgctccctgcactgctttCCAA is a window encoding:
- the C12H3orf18 gene encoding uncharacterized protein C3orf18 homolog — protein: MSYSSPSVHDLHHSTPSTAKPEPGTALDVTVPQTATISPETTSFNSTKIPDMASTGPGMSTMLLSFGIITVIGLAVAMVLYIRKRKRLEKLRHQLMPMYNFDPTEEQDELEQELLEHGRDAASSQASHSKVLLPSQGALQRPSRLVFTDVANAINA